The genomic segment aagattatatatttttaaaattaaaaatcgaaataaaaaactaaaaatcgaactgaactgatgaaCATTTCCTATACAAATACATCATATAACCTATATTTTTTAACGGAAAGTGTTATTATAAAGTCCAACCATTCTCGTATATATATGTGATTTTGAAACCTTAAAAATCAAGATTTGTGGTACAAATCAGGCTTTTCTTATGAAATTTTGAGAAGACATGTAATTTTCAAttgatatccaaagaattttaCATGTATAACTGCAATCACCTGGAAGGAAATGTGATTGTCCTTGGGATTAATCACTGTCTTCTTGCGAATATTTTCTCGATCTTCCGATTGCAGCAAATGTATCCCAATCCCATGACCAAACAACCTGAAAATCAAATATACAAACAAGATtcattcttttttttctttttctttttctttttctttttttaaaaaaaactttgaagaacATTACCAAGCCCCATCAAAGTTCAAAGATCCAGGCCTCCTGACTGGCACAAACCCAAGAAAATTCTGGTAGAAATTAATGGATTCCTCGACTGACGTGCAAACCAGAGAGATGTGATTCAAAGAAGATAGCTGCAATGGGTTGCTCTTGTTCTCCTTCATCTTATCTTACTTCAAAAAATACCAAGAAATATTGCAAAATTAAATTAGTGGAATATATGCAAGTATAGGATAGAAAATGTATACGGGCGTCTGATTAGGCGAAATGGGAGGTGATATCTCTGGACTTAAATAGAAATTGGGAGAAGGGAAACTTTGATTCATGGCAGATTTTTATTTGGAAAAAGGACAAATATTTGGTACTCGGACACGTAGGTTCCAACGTTTGGTGACTCGGATGGAGGCATTTCATATTATAGAAATCCATATCCGCTACGTACTAATCAACCCTACACTCCACAAacgttgatttttattttacattaaTTATCTACCATAtctttgtaaaatcaacaaacttttaataaatattatcttatgaaatataaaaattcttataaaatCGCCTTAACTATCAATTATATGAGACAAATATCAAACTCGATCTCACTCGTaagaaaatattacttttatgtgaaaaatattatttttcattatgaATATAGATCAGATGATCAATTTGTATTACATATATAAAttcgtgagacgatctcacagaaGAGTTACTTCTCCTCCTGAAAATACTTACGGAAAAGGGTATATGcttaagatttaaaaatatatgcatGTCTGTGCTTAATATTTGAAACGAAGTAAAACTttgataaatttaataaaattaagtgACTATTTTATCGAGAAGCTTTTTATCCTCTTTTGATTTGAAACAAAATATTGAGAAATATGAAATTAATAGTTGGACAACTAAATACGTAAAGCCAAACTATATTCACGGGATATTACGTAGACAAGCCTTATCTTGGTAAATGATCCATTGGTGTTGTTTTCGCGGACCgacaataaaaacaaaatataaattttttatcgtgaataaaaatattttttttttttacatgttcattgaaaaatataaaattcatgaCTACTGGATTGTAACCAATTTCTTCTTCCTCTAAAAAAATATTCAGGAGTAGTCGTAGACCACTCTCCTCTTTCGTCGTTGAGGTCATATTCATTTAtgttattttcttaatttgtgTTGGAACTCGATATTTCGTTTCAAACTTAAGATcttgatattaaatgttttgtaTACACTGGAACTCGATATTTCGTTTCAAACTTAAGATcttgatattaaatgttttgtaTACAGTTCGATTGTGCATGTGTGTGTACTTTTTCCCAGTGCAAACATGCAAAGTCATCCATTAACATCAATGGTGGCACgaaattaacataaaaaaagaaagaaagaagaagtaAAAACAGAGTTGTATGCATGATGAAAAGAGAAGGCTTTTAGCTGTAACTGAAAGACGAGTCACAACGCATGCACATATCTTCGGTAATAAAGGATAATGACAACTATGGGCCTTGGAATCACGATTAAAGAAGAAAATTCTCATGTCGTGTTTGTTTGGCTTTTGTTTCAAAGTCGAAACAATCTAGATCGTGaaaagataaatatttttttatgttctaTTTGGCATaaaacaactttgaaattatattcAAGTGAATTTTGAGCAGTTACGTGCTATATTTCAAAAACTAATAATCATGTAAATCCGTgtgcataaataatttattatatatgtaagataaattaatattttatttttaaattgaaaaaataaatatgaaatatGTCATTTCTTGGTAAttacattaaaaatattttatataaattgcAAAAAAGTGTCGAATAAAATTCCCTTACAGCAGAAATTTTGTATCCTTTTGTTAGAACCGATACAGTATCTGCATTTACTCTGCTAAAGAATTATTCAGATTTCCAAAGTGGAAAAACTTGATATTTACCAGAGATAACATAAGAACACGTAATCACTAATCTGATACAAGCATTTTCTAATCAGGTTGATACCAAATAACCAAAGAAATCATCACATTTGTGAACTTCATTCACATCAAGTAATTCGCGGCAGAAATTCTAAACTCAGGTGTCCTTTACAACCAAAGAAGATGCCGTCGTACCATAACAATAGTTAAATCCATACCAAATATCACTAGGTATCATCACATTGTAGTAGAAAGTCGCAGGGCTGACATTATATCCGTAGATTGTAACATCATATGGGATCCATCCATCATAGCCACTTCGGTAGAGGTACAAATAGCATATCTGGTATGTACATGGGCCATACACCTGAAAAGTATCTGTTGAACATCGCTCAAACGTCCTTGAACTAGGATCATCCAGTCTTGGTGCATAAACCTGTATATTGAAATCAAGAATCAAACATAAGATGATGAAATATGCAGGATGTTCAATAGCATTTTCGAGCTCCACTCTTGGATGTCCTGATTATTTTAGCatcaatgctggccaagaatgaaaatgtttttcgaaGAAAAGCACGAGTAAAACTAACGGATGTTAATTAATTCTTCAAAACAGAAACTTCCCTCAATTTATGGAAGTGATCCAAATTTGCAGGTCTCAGATTAAAGATAACTATGTAAACGAagaaaatcaaacaaatgcatatTGTCAATATCTGGAAACAACTGCAAAGCTAAAACTACACTCAGAACTATATCAAAGAAGAACATTGAATTTCTCCTTCATGCCAACCAGCCGGCTCCTTAAAATATCCGTTCTAAATATACATTGTTCATAATCGAAAGGAGAAAAGTGCATTCCACCTCTTTATGTTTCAAAGATTCGCAATTTTTGTTTTCGCCTCTAACTGTTAACGTTTCTAAGTTACCAACGCTAACGAGGATCAAACAAAAGTATCAGTTGGGTTCATTTATCTATACATAAAAGTAGACAAAAACAATGTTAAATTCACTCACCGACTTTTCGAGCTTCAGTTTTCCCAATCCATGTGTACCTTTTTGGTCTCTACCGCGGCGCAGAGTAAATTACAATTTTTTGAATAGGTTGAATAGCTTATAAAAAAAACTACATCAAAATTTCcaaatttctttctttctttcttttaagGAAAATGGTAAAAAGAAACGAACTTGGCAAAACCCTCTCCAAAAACCAGAGCTTTAACTTAGGTATTTAATTTCTAAAATACCcaaaatcaaataatataaaCCCAGAGTAAAATTGAACATAAATTCCATAAATATCACAAGCAAACAACATCATATATATTTGTACAAGAAATTAGAACCTGATTTCCGTAAGCATCACCGAAGGCGAGACTGATTTGATCCCTTGTGTATCGAGTGGAATAACAACTTGTCCTTATGCTCACCGTAAACGAACAGCTTCTTTGATTCTGcaaaaaaaaaacccacaaaaacaaataaatgaaGCTTCGGACCGATTACGAACAATTCCTccaaggaaaaaaattaaaacctgGGTGGTGTTGATTTTGAGGGAATTGAGAGGCTGCGGGCGTGGAATCATTGATCTTGCTTGAGAAACAGAGATTGCGAGAGAGAAAACGAGCAGAAAACACACGGATCTGAACATTTTCATCGGAACATAAATTGTTGATTCTGTTTTACGAAATTTGCAAGGAAATGAATAGTTTACGAACGAGACTAGCAGGTCCCCGTCTTGTGTTGGTGGCagattttctatttttcttttttaatattttccagCATTGACGATTTGTATCAGACAACGTACGTTAGCAGATCACTGTGCACACGTACGTTTTCAATTTGCCAAGTGGTAAGTTTTCGATTGTTTTTTATTTGTTATAATTGCGTCTCGGAAatttctctcaaaatatttGTGCCTATGCGACATatactaattttatttttagattttttaaataaaaaatgcaaCCGAAAAATTATAGCCAACAATGaccaaatttgaaaaaaatatatatataagttaatCGACTAAACTGTAAATTAACTGGTTAGATACGTTCCTAAATCTGTCGCAAATTTGAATCTGCTCACGGTTTTTATAAAATCGTCAGGAATTTACCACGTTTTTTTGATACCTTGGTAAATCAGCGACAGTTGTATAGGAACCGTTGTTGTTAATAGAGGCGGTATAAAAAAAATGTCGTTAATAGCAACAGAACAGCAAAAATTTGTCACAAAATTTTGCAACTTTTCTATATAAATAGCCACAAGTACAGGAGATTGAGAGAATTATAGAGTTTGCGACTATTCAGATATAATTTTAATCGCTAATCAACGatgaaatttaatattttgttctatcacaaattcaaaatttgaaattttagataAAAATTTGGAATCTATTTCTTGAAAGTAGcgacaatttttaaaatatgtctCTCATTGGCAACGGTTTTAGTAAAAATCtgtcgcaaattgtctatagTACTCTTCAAGTGGCTTCGCCTGCTAGGTATGATCTGTGATCAATTAGGGTCGCATTTTGTTTTTCTGTGATTGGGTTTTGttttgatgttaaattttttttagcagTAGAATCAGTCACATTGATTGGGACAACTTAGGTTTTGGGTTTGGATTCACCGATTATATAGGATTATTCCATCCTACCCCTGCAGGCACGGCCTGCAGAGTTGACTGCAGGGGTACatccaagggccggaattttttctggcccaattttttttttttaattttttttcccatgAAGTGGAATCCCAACCATTCATATGGGGTGTGGGCACTGCCCCCACACCCAGGATCGAACGAACCGATTATATGAACACGATGAAATGTTCCCAAGGTGAAAGCTTTACGAAAGGGAATTACAGAGATTTGGAAACACTGAGTTATGCCCATATTATACTGCAAGTCTACTTTTCATCAATTACAGTCAATTGCATCCCTaagtatgaaattttatgaacCTATAACTGTCTTTTAAATCTAGttgattttaattgtttgaaaatATTTGGAAGCTAATTATGTGTTTTCCTTTATTTTAGTCCAACTTCTAATTACGATATAAGAAATGATATATACttcttttgaattttgtttcaaattattttttaatacatTTCTATATTTAAGAGAAAGACAAGTCCGACAAATACAAAAATTACGAGATCAAAAGTTTAgaaagttttaattttattcggCGTACAATGCACGTTGTCGAAGTTATTTTCCGCAGCGTGTACTGTGCATTGTCTATGTTCTTTTCCGCGGCGTGCACAACGCGCTGTCGATAATCTCCGACtttcaataaattttaattgtgCAGTGTATCACACACGTTGTATATAGTGGATTTACATGCTGTGACAagttatatgtatatttttagtGGTATAAatgttataatatatataagaattattTTGTTCGACATATGCTcaaaataataagaatatcagaatatgatgtaaaatagtaaatttgcgtttaatcagaattaagtgttgtgccagatgttacaacatctcggacaacatgcagcggaaaatcataatttgtaacacaaattcagtttaaataaatagatggactagattaaatttgcacaagtataaatacatgtgcggtgccttatggcaaaaattaatcactagaaaaccaaatcgtttacaaaaacctatcactagtgattatgacaaaaattaatttcatcaacaagttgagaaaacaaatgctttctaaaaccaaataaccagaataaaactaaaaacaagaaagcaaaactTGTTGCTAAAAAGTAGATCCACGATAAGCAATTTTCGGCCAACTTCTTCCCAGATGTTGTACgcagatgttctcaacattcacAGCAACACTCTATCACACTCTTCACAGCACGTTTCTTGAATAAGGTTTTCTCTAAATTCCTGAATGTGCACACGTGAGTGAATATTGACCGATAGAAAAGACCACCACGAAAATCTCCCACGAAGAACTTCCACGAAAATCACCTCCACGAAAAACTATTTCCACGAAAATCTCTTCCACGAAAAATCTCTTCCACTaaaactctctgaatttttTTTCCGCCTTTCGCTCTCTATTCTTTTTAATCTCCATCTCTCTTATTTATAATATACTTCATCTCACAAgaaaatctacaaaataaagaaatcaagagttaaatcaataatatcatatcttcaagatctttatcataaatataatatctagaaaaGGCAAACTCAATATTCCATATAATCTTATCAAGAATGAAATTAGACTTAAGgaagatattatatcacaataaaatcttaacataattatctagaaaggcaaaaccataattaaatattatactcaatcaaatcaacaagaaaaagataatattagggaaatcaatttaatatagaaattatatttcccttcaatctccccttttttgcttttctggacaaaatcaaatcaaactcaatTTCTCAGTTGAACTCCAGTTAACTCCCCCTTAATATGAGAATTTTTCTCCCActgaataaaatcaagttgGTACGGGTGTTGTTCgttgtgttggcaacacctGAGACAACACCTGCAAAAATCATTAACAGTTCATTAAAACAGAAACACATCAGGAAAGCAGAACCTTAACAAAGCAGAACATTAAAAACGAAATCAAACAAAAGTATCAGATAGATGGTATCATTTGATCCTTTCAATTCACACTCCCTTGAGTTTGAGTCACGtcttctccccctttttgtccagaatggacaTCTACCTCCATAGCCAGACGATAGTCAGAAACTAAGTTCTCGTAGGAGACCAGATCAGCTTTGGCCCATATTCACTTACCAAAATTACTGAGATAATATCGtccaaaatcatttcaaaataatttccaGAATTGAAACACACATCGATTTTAACACCACTGAACcatcaaaaatcataaatattggATTTCTAGCAAAATCCGGATTTTCATCGAATTTTCTCTATTGAAATACGCATACCCTCTTGCCCAACAATATTCacaatgttatgtttatgcatgacctatttatgcctaataacagaatgtaacagaaatagaaacatgaaaacaaatatgagatatgttcacaaatgttggcaacatcttcccatcttttcttctgatacagagcatatgcataattgatttttctttgtACTCAATCTTTTCAAGTCACTTTTCGTATGGGACAATGTCATGGAGTACATGATCATCCTTCAAATATTTTGTGATTTAATCAGATTGTTAAGCATATCCAAGTGTGTTAAGTTTAGATAGAACAAGAAATTGTAAGTGCACCAGAAGATTTATGCAACATAGTGATAACACATCATATAATAGTATGCATGCAGATGCAGTATGTCTAAGTCCTAgaaatgcacatgcatgttaggtgttgtccgagatgttgtaacatctgagacaacatctATGTATGATTAGGTAGAACACATACTGAGAGATTTCCTAAGGTTGGAGAATCTCTCAAAAACTAATGCTTTTATGAATATGTCAGCCAGTTGGTTATTTGTACCAACaaattcaattcaaatcaatcttttttctactaaatctcgaataaaattatgtctaatgtcaatgtgttttgttcgagagtgttttactggattttttgaaatatcaattgtacTAGAATTATCACAGTATCCGATTTCTCTCTAATGAAACTAACCCATGAAAAttgtgagaaatcatcaacatagaCTTGACAAATAAGAATCTCACCTTTAGATTTCTGAATAAAAAGAGTTTTGTCTACCTCACCTTGTTTGAAGGCAATTTCCAGTAGATATTCACTTAATCTGTGAGTATAAGGAGCTCATGCAAATAAGTCCAGCCATCTTTCGGTAAtccactttttctttctttcgagTTTGGACACCTTCATGCATACttccaattatttgagatgatggatgatttttctgaattttactTGGAATATTTTGTCCATCATCTACTGCATCATCATCGTTATTCGTTTCGTCCTCAGCTTCAGTGACTTCAGTGTCAAGTGTTGTGCTAGGTGTTGCAACATCTGGAGCAACATCTGCATTTTCCAGTATGATTGGAATTTCCAGTAGGTCTTCCACATCATTTTcagctgtttttttttttcaaatctgcACAGTCATCAAAAGCAACATTAATTGATTCCATAATAGTCCTAGTTCGTAAATTAAACATGCGATAGGCTCGACTATTAGTGGCATATCCCAAAAACAAACACTTATCATTCTTTGAATCAAATTTTGCAAGTTGATCCCTGTCATTCAAAACATAGCACAcacaaccaaaaacatgaaaatatttaaggttaGGCTTCTTTCCCATGATAATTTCATAAGAAGTCATGGTTGAGCCACTTCTTAAATAGACCCTATTCCAAATATGGCACGCTGTATTAAGAgcttctgcccaaaaacgcTTTGAGATATTCTTTGAAGCTAGCATCACCCTTGCCATTTCTTGCAAAGTCCTGTTCTTACGTTCGGCAATGCCATTTTGTTGTGGGGTTTTTGGTGCCGAGAATTCATGTGAGATTCCCTTCTTGTCACAAAAGAATGAGAATaaagaattttcaaattctttaccaTGATCAGTTCTGATTCTTCTCACCTTCAAATTATGGAAGTTTTTTATTCTTGTGACCAATTGTTTAAACACAACAAAAGTGTCCGATTTCTCCCTAATGAAACTTATCCATGAAAACCGTGAGAAATCATCATCACAAACAAAGgaatacttcttacctccaaaACTTTCCACTTCCACAGGACCCATAAAATCCATGTGTAGCAATTCGAGGCAACGTGTTGTCCCAAAGTAGGGCAACATGTGATGTGACACGCGAGTTTGCTTACCCTTTTGACAGTC from the Primulina tabacum isolate GXHZ01 chromosome 16, ASM2559414v2, whole genome shotgun sequence genome contains:
- the LOC142530110 gene encoding embryo-specific protein ATS3B-like, producing the protein MKMFRSVCFLLVFSLAISVSQARSMIPRPQPLNSLKINTTQNQRSCSFTVSIRTSCYSTRYTRDQISLAFGDAYGNQVYAPRLDDPSSRTFERCSTDTFQVYGPCTYQICYLYLYRSGYDGWIPYDVTIYGYNVSPATFYYNVMIPSDIWYGFNYCYGTTASSLVVKDT
- the LOC142529626 gene encoding glyoxylase I 4-like — translated: MKENKSNPLQLSSLNHISLVCTSVEESINFYQNFLGFVPVRRPGSLNFDGAWLFGHGIGIHLLQSEDRENIRKKTVINPKDNHISFQCESMTTVEKRLTEMGIDWVRQRVEEGGIYVDQLFFHDPDGFMIEICNCDNIPVVPLAEEMVRSCSRLNLVQQQPQQQIKLSVVQP